In Borrelia maritima, the genomic stretch AACTCATAAGCAGATTAAATTTAAACCATACAGAAAAAGAAACACTAACATTTCTAACAAACTCATTAAAAGAAAAACTAGTAGACCCAAATATTGGTTTAAATTTTAAAAATACTGGCGGAGATGAGAGCAAAATAGAAGAAACTGTACACAAATTTCTCTCAAATCTAAAAGAAGACGAAATAAAAGAAATGCTTGAAAAAATTAAAGAAAATAAAAATACAAACGAAAAAAATCCCGAAAAGTTAAACACCTATAAAACCGTACTTGCTAGCGGATTTGATGGAATTTTTAGCCAATCTGATTCAAAGACTATATTCAATACCCTCAAAGACGCTCTATAATACCAAAATAAATTAAAAACTTACAATTTGAAATCTGTAAATTGTAAATTACAAATTGTAACTTACAATTTACAATTAATTAAAAAAAGCTAGTGGTTAAAAACTACTAGCTTTTAAATAGCTTGAAATAACTTTTTAGTTAATCAAAGAATTAAATGCAGGACTTGCACTTTTTATCTTAGGATATTTTTCAATTATTTTTTTCATAGTAACATTAAAAAGCTTAGAATCAAGTGAAATTCTGTAAACTTTTTCATTTTTTGGATATTGCTTAGATTTAATGCTAATCTCAGCAATCATATCGATCCAAATTCCATTATTATAAAGAGAAGTAAAAGCCTCAACCACTTTTTTAGCATCACTAGAGCCAAAAGGATATGCGGTTACAAGTCCAAGCTCAACTGATTTTTCAGACATTGGAAGTCCCCCAAAAAATTTGCCCTTATTTTCATTAAAATTTATATCGCTTCCCTTGTTTATCAATTTAAATCCAGAAACAGAATAAAACGGATCACTCTCATCAGTAGTTTCAAAAATTATTAAAGGCATAGCATAAGAAATGTAGTTTCCGTCAACAGGAGAAACAAGATAAGAATATTTAATCCCCTTAAGCTCCTTAATAAAATTTCCACTCTCATTCAACAAATCTCTAGCTTTAATTTTGATCCAACGAACGTAAACCGGCCAAAAAAAAGTATTTATTGATTTTATTCCTTCCAAAAGCTCTATTTGATTGTAATCAATAAATTTATTTTTATTTTCAAGCGCTTTTAAAGTCTCATAATTTTGAAAATCGGAGGCCAAGCTAGAATCATCTGAAAATCGCCTAAAATTTAATGTGCCTAGATCTCTTTTTTTTTGATCTACCCCATCAGGTCCACTTTCTCCAAAAAGCCTACCACTACTTTCTCTCTCCATTTTTGAATTATCATCTAAATTACAACCTAGAATTAAAACCACAACAGATACAATGACTCTTTTCAAAACGCTCCCCCTTAAACTTTTATTTAATATTTGAAATATTAAATAATATTATTAGAAGCAAATGTAGATCAATTAACAAAAAAAGCAAAACAAAATCCTTAACGCCTGCTAATCTCTTTTATTAAACCGTTTAACATGTGATTTATATAATCATAAAGTTTTTTATTCTTGCCAATATTGTTGTAATAAAGTTTAAAAATTTCTAAAAGAGTACTTCTAGCTTTAAAAATTAACACTCTTTTGTTTTTGTTCCTAATAGCACCTAATGCTTGCTTGAAAGACTTGCGAGATTTCTCCATTTCTTTTAAAAAATTATTAACATCATAATTTAATGTTATTTCTTCTAGCTTTCTCAATATTAACCTAGAATATTCCTTGCCAAGTCTTTTAAATAAATCGTCAAGATTGTCAAAATCTAATTCCCCGTCTAACAAAACCCTGCAACATTGCAAAGTCTCATCTTCTTCGTCTGTTAAATTGCGCTTCCAATTTAAATGCCAGTCAAGCTCTGACTTTGTGGTAAGAGAAAAATTTTTTAATTCAAGAAGTTCTTTACTAACACTACTAATTTGCTGATCAATTGTTTTTTCAAGAGCAATAAGTATGTCCGTATTTGAACCACCAGCATTAATTTTAGTTAAATAAAACTGTTGACATAAATTCATGTCTAAAAGAGAAATTTCATCTTCTCTATCACTTTTATCGGAATAATTTTCAATTAATCTCACTAAAATACTTATTTTGGAAGACAAATCCCCCCAACGCTTTTTACCTATATCAAGCAAAAACTGATTAACATCTTTCTCGCTGTATCTATATTTTGCCAAAACTTCATCATTGTTTAAAAGCCAACCACCAAGAGCATATCTATTCTCATCATTTTGCAAAGATTTCTTGAAAAACTCAAAATTTTTGTCTTCTTCCAAATTTAAATGGGGAATCCAAATTTCATCATTGTTATTTTTCAGTAAAGCTTTACTGTGTCTTGACTTGCCAATATTATGATTTAAAGCACTTTCTTTCAAAAACTCAGCATTATCTAAATTAGCCAAATCATTGCTAGACTGATCCGAATCTTTAGAATTTCTTAAAGTTTGTGAATCCTTTTTAAGGTCTTTGAATTCTCTCAAGCCTGCTTGGCTATTTTTTTTGCTTTTTGAATTAATTAAATTCAAATCTTTAAGCTTATTTTTTCCAAACTCTAAAGATTTTTTTTCATTGTTGATTGATTTTTTTTTATTGTTGGAAATCGGAACTTTTAAATCTTCTTCTGTCGATTTTCTATTACAATTAACAAACAATAGAAGACTAATAATAAATGCAATTTCTATTTTATTCATAAATTAAATTTCCTCTATTTAATTATAGGTTTAAATAAAAATATAGCTCATTTTATATACACTAAATGTATGCACTGCTTTAATTCTTACCACAAAAGGAGTTAAGCTCACAATTAATTTTAATAATTGTTTTTTAAAATAAAAAAACGAATTAAAATAGCGCTAATTAAGCATTAAGCTTAATTTATTTTAAATAATACCTTTAATACAAATTAGTATTAATAACCTGTATTATTTAATAAAGTTATAAAATTTCACAAGTAAGTCAAAAACATTAATATCTACCAAATCATGGAAATTTGAATTTTCAAATCTAAATATATTTAAAAAACAGCAAGAAAAAATAAATATAAATAGAAAGATCAACTCTCTAAAGGAGAGCTAATCTAAACATTAACTACCATGAAAAAAGTTTAAAACGAAACAGATATATCATAGTTTTTAACAAGAGTACAAGCCTCCTCAATGCTTTTAGCAGTAATAAAAGATTGTCTCAAATTCTCTATGTAAGTTTTTTCAACCTGTAACAACTGCTGCTTAACATTAGCAACATTTGCAGCATTTGAATTCTCAAGAGATATTTTGGCCTTTCTTTTAGCTTGTAAACACTTAACAACAGTAGCAAGCATTTCTTTTACTTTCTCTTCATTAACATTAAAAATTTGATTAAACTTATCAGGATTGCTATCAAGAACCACTTGTTTAAGAAAAAACAAAGCTTCTTTTTGGTTATCATTTAATGAATCTACAAAAGAAGTTTTAAGTTCATTGCTTGATGCACCACTAGAAGAATTTAAAAGCTTTGAAGACCTCCTACTAAGATCAGGATAATTAAATTCTTTACAAGAAAAGAATAATAAAACAACAAATAATAAAATATTTTTCATACAATCTCCCGCCAATGCGATTATGAAAATATTTAAATATCAAAATTAAATAAACTTTTTTAAAAAAAATATAAATTATAATATATCTCAACATTTAAAATAATAAACATTTTGTAAAACTTTATAGCAATATCTAACAAAATATGCTAAAATGATTTTGGTAGTTAAAAATGGAAATTAAAATTGATGAAAAATTTAATATAGTATTTAACAATGATCTTAAATTAATAGAAAACATTGAAGAACAAAAACAGAGATTATTCCTTTACCTTAAGACACCAAAAGGCAGATTTAAGGAAAATCCAAGTTACGGATTTGACTACAACTTTTACTCTAAGCTTTGCAAAGCCAATAAACTAGAATCTATTAAAAATTTTTTCAAACCTTTCAAAAGAACTTAAAATAGATCTTATTAATGTAAAGTCAAGCATTAAAAACAATAACAATAAAATTTTTCTTTTTGGGGAAAACTCTTTAAAAATGGATTTTAAAACATGAGTATAATTTTTGATAAAAACTTAGGAATATTAGAAAAAACAATAGAAGAAATTCAAAATGAAAAAAAACATATTTTGAGAACAAAATATGGCATAAACATTAAAGAAAATTCAATTTACGACATAATTAACTTTCCAAGCCAAGTATTGATAAATAAATATTAGAAGTCTTAAAAGAGCTTTTCCCAAAATAAAAGAAAATGGAAGCTATTTTAATGCACTAAAAGAAGATTTAAGTACATCCAAAAGCTCCACTTACGAAGCAATAAGAAAAGCTCTACTAAATATTCAAGGGATTAAATAAATATTTTAAGTGGGCCTGGAACAATTAGCCTATACTTAATACTACAAGACGACTGTTTTAAAAACAAAGAAAAAATCAAATTAAAATTGAGACTAAAAAAAATATTTGGAAAGCAATATACTATACAGCACCAAGTGGAACTGTTTTTAAAGGCGACATTGAGATTGAATTTTTAAACAAACACAATCAGAAAAAACATACAAATTCAGCTTAGACAAAAAAATATGCATATCTTAAAGCAGTCTACAAAACAGAAGCAAAAGACACAATCTACAAAGAAATAGATACTCAAATTAGAGACATTTACAATAAAATATTAACCAAAAAATACATTGAAATGGGAATATCTCTTAGATATCAAGACTTTCTTGAACCAGTTAGCATTATTAGAGGAATTAAAGAACTAAAAATTGGAGTTTGTATTAAAAGTGATGACGCAAAAAAATCACAGAACTTAGTGATGGTGATTTTGCATTCAATAAAGACTAAAACACTAAAGAGAATGAAATCATTATTTTTAATACAAGCAAAAGACTACTTATTAACAGAAAATAAAAATGAACAAAGAAATACCCAAATTTTTAGAAAATACTCAGATTGAAAAATTCATTTACAATGAGCTTGATTACAAAAAAGAGATATTAAGAGAACTAAAAGAACTGCTTGAAAACTTTAACACAATTAATATTAAAAAGAGCATTAACTCTAAATACATTGCATTACTAATACTTTCAATATTTAATGCATTTCACTTTAAAAAAGAACTAGACAAAAATCTTGTCAACTCTTTAGACGCTATTATTTTTGAAATCAAATCTATTGGCACTGACGAGAGCTTTATTGTGCTCTTTAAAGCATTTTTACACGCAAATGTAGAAGTCAACTCAAACGAAAACGCTCCGGGCGAAATAATAATAAAATTAATTGGAAACATTAAGTCTCCGATTGAATTTAATATTGCTGTAAAAATCAAAACAAACTAAAAAAATAACTGCAAAGCACTCTGGATTTAAAAAGCTCTAGCTTCTAGCTATATGCCCAAAGATTACAAAAATTCAGTATATGAATTTATTAAAATATTAATTTCCATAAGAAGGATAGTAAAAATCATAGACAAAAAACAAATAGAAATAAAAAGCACAAGAACAAAAAATTTAACACATTAGATCATTTTTTTGATCTAATGTCTACTAGCACGTGTAAATAACAATTTAAAACTAAAAGAAATTTAAAAAGGAGAATTTATGAATACCAACGAACCGCAAGAAAGTGTGCAAATAAAAGATTTAAACAGAAAAACAAAAGTTAATCAAAGTGATCTTATTCCTATTGATGACATAGTAGAAGATACTTATGCAATCACATATAAAAATCTCCTGGAAGAAATACAAAACGATACATTTTACAACAGCGAATTTCAAAGCTTTAAAAAAGCAATAAAAGACGTAATTAGCAAGGAGCTTTTAAAAAATAAAGAATATATAAAAAACACTTACATTAAAGTAATCTCTAAGCTTTTAGGACTAAGCGAACCACTTGAAAGCATAGATTTGACAATGTTTTTAGA encodes the following:
- a CDS encoding S2/P23 family protein; its protein translation is MKRVIVSVVVLILGCNLDDNSKMERESSGRLFGESGPDGVDQKKRDLGTLNFRRFSDDSSLASDFQNYETLKALENKNKFIDYNQIELLEGIKSINTFFWPVYVRWIKIKARDLLNESGNFIKELKGIKYSYLVSPVDGNYISYAMPLIIFETTDESDPFYSVSGFKLINKGSDINFNENKGKFFGGLPMSEKSVELGLVTAYPFGSSDAKKVVEAFTSLYNNGIWIDMIAEISIKSKQYPKNEKVYRISLDSKLFNVTMKKIIEKYPKIKSASPAFNSLIN
- a CDS encoding BBA07 family lipoprotein translates to MKNILLFVVLLFFSCKEFNYPDLSRRSSKLLNSSSGASSNELKTSFVDSLNDNQKEALFFLKQVVLDSNPDKFNQIFNVNEEKVKEMLATVVKCLQAKRKAKISLENSNAANVANVKQQLLQVEKTYIENLRQSFITAKSIEEACTLVKNYDISVSF
- a CDS encoding GPW/gp25 family protein, with the protein product MEIKIDEKFNIVFNNDLKLIENIEEQKQRLFLYLKTPKGRFKENPSYGFDYNFYSKLCKANKLESIKNFFKPFKRT
- a CDS encoding DUF685 domain-containing protein, with product MNTNEPQESVQIKDLNRKTKVNQSDLIPIDDIVEDTYAITYKNLLEEIQNDTFYNSEFQSFKKAIKDVISKELLKNKEYIKNTYIKVISKLLGLSEPLESIDLTMFLERLNLLLFQA
- a CDS encoding DUF276 domain-containing protein (DUF276 is restricted to Borreliella and related spirochetes.) translates to MSIIFDKNLGILEKTIEEIQNEKKHILRTKYGINIKENSIYDIINFPSQVLINKY